The proteins below come from a single Acidobacteriota bacterium genomic window:
- a CDS encoding alkaline phosphatase family protein — protein sequence MKNLLVVLCLCLGLVPVCAQQILPNPKPWLRSGPMLGYSELTETVIWLQTIRSARVQIRFWKQGQPASSRMTSEIETTAAGDHIARFVISQLEFGTKYDYEVYLDGLRVDLLYQTTFQTQRMWKWRGDPPAVRIAMGSCAYINDPPYDRPGQEYGRKVQIFTSIAALHPDAMLWLGDNTYYREGDWATEGGMRYRYAHTRATAEMQPLLASTHNYAIWDDHDYGSNDGDRNFRGKAVSLQIFKDYWANQAYGTPETPGVFSRFEFSDIDFFFLDDRYYRAPNNFPEGPDQVMFGDAQMKWLMDGLTSSEATFKVIVGGNQMMNNPTQFESFSKYPQEMNGFFDFLRRAKIKGVLFISGDRHHTELIKRVEPGLYPLYDLTASPLTSGSGPHPGEENNPLRVPGTWVTEQQNFSVMEVTGTKDERVMTLRTLDTEGKELWKYTISAAELVFPPDPPQGHRNTKDKRTKN from the coding sequence ATGAAAAACCTACTGGTTGTTTTGTGTCTCTGTCTTGGTCTGGTCCCGGTATGTGCCCAACAAATTCTTCCCAATCCCAAACCCTGGTTGCGATCAGGCCCAATGCTCGGCTATAGCGAATTAACGGAAACCGTCATCTGGCTGCAAACCATCCGGTCTGCCCGGGTTCAGATTCGGTTTTGGAAGCAGGGCCAGCCGGCTTCCTCACGGATGACTTCGGAAATCGAAACGACAGCGGCTGGTGACCATATTGCCCGATTTGTGATTTCTCAACTCGAATTTGGCACCAAATATGACTATGAAGTGTATTTAGATGGGTTGCGGGTGGATTTGCTCTATCAGACAACCTTCCAGACTCAGCGGATGTGGAAATGGCGAGGCGACCCGCCAGCCGTTCGGATTGCCATGGGGTCCTGTGCCTATATCAACGACCCGCCCTATGACCGCCCCGGCCAGGAATATGGCCGCAAAGTCCAAATTTTCACCAGTATCGCCGCCCTCCACCCGGATGCCATGCTCTGGCTTGGGGACAATACCTATTACCGTGAAGGCGACTGGGCAACTGAAGGCGGCATGCGATATCGGTATGCCCACACGCGGGCCACGGCGGAAATGCAACCGCTGCTGGCCTCAACCCATAATTATGCGATCTGGGATGACCACGATTATGGGTCAAACGATGGGGACCGGAATTTTCGTGGGAAGGCGGTGTCATTGCAGATCTTTAAGGACTACTGGGCTAATCAAGCCTATGGGACACCCGAAACCCCTGGGGTCTTCAGCCGGTTTGAGTTTTCAGATATTGATTTTTTCTTTCTCGATGATCGCTATTACCGGGCGCCAAATAACTTTCCGGAAGGCCCTGACCAGGTCATGTTTGGTGATGCCCAGATGAAATGGCTGATGGACGGGCTGACATCAAGCGAAGCCACGTTCAAGGTGATCGTCGGAGGCAACCAGATGATGAACAACCCAACCCAGTTTGAGTCATTTAGCAAATACCCACAGGAAATGAACGGGTTCTTTGATTTCCTGCGCCGCGCCAAAATCAAAGGGGTTTTATTTATCTCTGGGGATCGTCACCATACTGAACTGATCAAACGGGTCGAACCCGGCCTCTATCCACTCTATGACCTGACGGCCAGTCCGCTGACCTCTGGGAGCGGTCCGCATCCAGGTGAAGAAAATAACCCGCTTCGGGTGCCTGGAACCTGGGTTACTGAGCAGCAGAATTTCAGTGTGATGGAAGTGACCGGGACGAAAGATGAGCGCGTTATGACGCTCAGGACACTTGACACCGAAGGAAAAGAGTTATGGAAATACACCATTTCAGCGGCTGAACTGGTTTTTCCACCTGATCCACCTCAGGGACACCGGAACACAAAGGACAAAAGGACAAAAAATTGA
- a CDS encoding TonB-dependent receptor, translating to MNPTNLTRRCLSVFVLVSTLLCLPVLLGTSFAASAQTTAGRLVVTVKDPTDAVVAGATVTATNEGTTQSITVTTNEKGVAIFPQLLVATYTVVAEAEGFQKTQTEGLKIDVGQEYGAVLVLQPGVAENIITVTAGEALVQTTNAELASTVNQKQVQELPLDGRNPLALIQLQAGVNQSGNTTTVINGFRTSTSTLTQDGINIQDNFIRANALDFSPNRTSVAQTAEFTVITQNPDASVAGSSSVRGVTPSGTNELHGSVFEYHRNDAVGANTFFNNANKVERPKLIRNQFGFTLSGPVVIPKVVNGKDKLFFFGFYEGFRERAGNPSLITTLLPNARQGVFTYRDNQGQQRTINVLGLRDLSADPFMQNIISRLPGANTIEGGDGLNTAGFRLNQSDFRNRNVGGGRVDYSINASHRLEGIYNYTNEKDARTDIDSINQIPKASTDSNVNFAVGAWNWQVNNNLNNEVRIGGNRSAVNFNTSEDPFDFFTVSNLFTDPIVQFQPQGRTTTVLSFIDNAAFTKGDHFIRFGGQFDRTRVRSFNFGGVTPTFGLGFSANAEIDALTSRDFPGGIDAFQLSIANGLLADVAGVLANSARTFNVSSQNSGFVPGAGEVRNFQTRSYASYVTDSWRVHPRLTVNAGLRYDYYTPLREENNLALLPVTNGRGAIETVLDPNGTYDFVDGFYSSPDRNNFAPSVSVAWDIPGLGRQTVLRGGYSLTYVNDEIIRAADNAASGNDGLQAGVSNTAIFGFVNRDASNLIGSSLATPEFKVPRSYLDNFNLDPASAAFLVDPELVTPYYHQWNVSLERELSSNMSLAIRYVGNRSDNLVRGIDYNQLDVRSNGFAADVLRARSNGFLALAQTGRFDPRFNPNIAGSQQLLVFPNLTAGGLLTNTGTIQPLIQRGEAGTLAQVYFLNGLNGSVQFTPNPNIFVADVLQNDGFSNYHSLQIEFRRRFSQGLQVQANYAWGKSLTDVATSPSGGNDNQTRFSPFLDNAQPQLERSRADFDIPHTFKTNFLYELPFGPGKKFNPGNRILRKFVEGFQVTSIITYQSGNNLSFLSGRGTLNRGGRSGTNNTADTSLTNDQLKDLLGVFQNERGIFFINPSVIGRDGRAVAADGTSPFAGQVFFNPNAGSVGSLERLAFNGPSQFFWDFSVIKRTSITESTNVEFRAEFFNVLNRTQFFIGNQNINSTNFGRITSTFDPRVVQFALKLNF from the coding sequence ATGAATCCGACGAATCTGACACGCAGGTGTCTGAGTGTGTTTGTGCTGGTGAGTACGCTGCTTTGTTTACCAGTCCTGTTGGGAACAAGCTTTGCGGCTTCAGCGCAGACCACTGCAGGCCGCCTGGTGGTAACCGTCAAGGATCCAACTGACGCGGTTGTCGCCGGTGCGACAGTAACTGCCACCAATGAAGGGACAACACAATCGATCACCGTCACGACCAATGAAAAGGGCGTGGCGATTTTCCCGCAGTTGCTGGTTGCAACCTACACCGTGGTTGCTGAAGCAGAAGGATTCCAAAAGACGCAGACGGAAGGTCTGAAAATTGACGTCGGTCAGGAATATGGCGCCGTGTTGGTGCTCCAGCCTGGCGTCGCCGAAAACATCATCACCGTGACAGCGGGTGAAGCGCTGGTGCAGACCACCAACGCCGAACTGGCTTCAACCGTGAACCAGAAGCAAGTGCAGGAACTGCCGCTTGATGGTCGTAACCCGCTGGCGTTGATCCAGTTGCAGGCTGGTGTGAACCAGTCCGGGAACACCACAACCGTCATCAATGGCTTCCGTACATCAACCTCAACCCTGACCCAGGATGGGATCAACATTCAGGACAACTTCATCCGCGCGAATGCGTTGGACTTCTCGCCCAACCGGACGAGCGTTGCCCAGACGGCTGAATTCACCGTCATCACCCAGAACCCGGACGCCTCAGTCGCCGGTTCATCTTCGGTGCGTGGCGTGACCCCGTCAGGGACGAACGAACTCCACGGTTCGGTGTTTGAATACCACCGCAACGATGCTGTGGGCGCCAACACCTTCTTCAACAATGCCAACAAGGTTGAACGGCCAAAATTGATCCGGAATCAGTTTGGGTTCACGCTCAGCGGACCAGTCGTGATTCCAAAAGTCGTCAACGGCAAAGACAAACTGTTTTTCTTTGGTTTTTATGAAGGCTTCCGTGAACGCGCCGGGAACCCCAGCCTGATCACGACCTTGTTGCCCAATGCCCGCCAGGGTGTGTTTACCTATCGTGACAACCAGGGCCAGCAGCGCACGATCAACGTGCTCGGATTGCGCGACCTGTCAGCCGATCCATTTATGCAGAACATCATCTCCCGCCTGCCTGGTGCCAATACCATTGAAGGTGGAGATGGACTCAACACGGCTGGGTTCCGTCTGAATCAGTCAGACTTCCGGAATCGCAACGTGGGCGGCGGACGTGTTGATTACAGCATCAACGCCAGTCATCGTCTGGAAGGTATCTATAACTACACCAATGAAAAAGATGCCCGGACCGACATTGACAGCATCAACCAGATTCCAAAAGCCAGCACTGATTCAAATGTGAATTTTGCGGTTGGGGCGTGGAACTGGCAGGTCAACAACAACCTCAATAACGAAGTCCGCATCGGCGGCAACCGAAGCGCGGTGAACTTCAACACGAGCGAAGATCCATTTGATTTCTTCACGGTGTCAAACCTGTTTACGGATCCGATTGTTCAGTTCCAGCCACAGGGCCGGACCACCACCGTGCTCAGCTTTATTGATAACGCCGCTTTTACCAAAGGCGACCACTTCATCCGTTTTGGTGGTCAGTTTGACCGGACGCGCGTGCGATCCTTCAACTTTGGCGGTGTCACTCCAACCTTTGGGTTGGGTTTTAGCGCCAATGCTGAAATTGATGCCTTGACCTCACGCGATTTCCCAGGTGGGATTGATGCGTTCCAGTTGTCAATCGCCAATGGGTTGCTGGCTGACGTGGCTGGGGTGCTGGCCAATTCTGCCCGGACCTTTAACGTGTCGTCACAGAACTCAGGGTTTGTGCCTGGTGCGGGCGAAGTCCGCAACTTCCAAACCCGCTCCTATGCGTCCTATGTGACCGATTCATGGCGTGTTCACCCTCGCCTGACAGTCAATGCCGGTCTGCGATATGACTACTACACACCGCTCCGCGAAGAAAACAACCTGGCCCTGTTGCCGGTGACCAATGGACGGGGTGCGATTGAAACGGTGCTCGATCCAAACGGCACCTATGATTTCGTGGATGGATTTTACAGCAGCCCGGACCGCAACAACTTTGCACCGAGCGTGAGCGTCGCCTGGGATATCCCAGGGTTGGGCCGTCAGACGGTGCTGCGTGGCGGTTACTCACTGACCTATGTCAACGACGAAATCATCCGTGCGGCTGACAACGCCGCCAGTGGAAACGATGGTTTGCAGGCTGGGGTCAGCAATACCGCAATCTTTGGATTTGTGAACCGAGATGCTTCAAACTTGATCGGTTCATCCCTGGCCACCCCTGAATTTAAAGTCCCACGTAGCTACCTGGACAACTTCAATCTGGATCCAGCTTCGGCTGCGTTTTTGGTGGATCCAGAACTGGTGACCCCATACTACCATCAGTGGAACGTCAGCCTGGAACGTGAACTCAGTTCCAACATGAGCCTGGCGATTCGTTATGTTGGCAACCGCTCGGACAATCTGGTGCGCGGGATTGACTATAACCAGCTTGATGTCCGCTCCAACGGCTTTGCCGCAGACGTGCTGCGGGCACGCAGCAATGGCTTCCTGGCATTGGCCCAAACCGGTCGGTTTGATCCCCGGTTTAACCCGAACATCGCGGGCAGCCAGCAACTGCTGGTGTTCCCGAACCTGACGGCTGGTGGCTTGCTGACCAACACCGGTACGATTCAGCCGCTGATTCAGCGTGGTGAAGCCGGTACGCTGGCTCAGGTCTACTTTCTCAATGGATTGAATGGTTCAGTTCAATTCACGCCAAACCCGAACATTTTTGTGGCCGACGTGCTGCAAAATGATGGGTTCTCAAACTATCACTCACTGCAAATCGAATTCCGCCGCCGCTTCTCACAGGGACTCCAGGTCCAGGCCAACTATGCCTGGGGCAAATCCTTGACGGATGTTGCGACGTCACCATCAGGCGGAAACGACAACCAGACCCGCTTTAGTCCATTTCTTGACAATGCACAGCCACAGTTGGAACGGTCACGGGCTGATTTTGATATTCCGCACACCTTCAAGACCAACTTCCTGTATGAATTGCCGTTTGGCCCAGGGAAGAAATTCAACCCAGGAAACCGCATTCTGCGGAAATTTGTCGAAGGCTTCCAGGTGACCTCAATCATCACCTATCAATCAGGAAACAACCTGTCATTCCTGTCAGGTCGTGGAACGCTCAACCGTGGTGGCCGCTCTGGCACCAACAACACGGCTGACACTTCACTCACCAACGATCAACTCAAAGACCTGCTGGGCGTTTTCCAGAATGAACGCGGGATCTTCTTCATCAACCCATCCGTGATTGGTCGTGATGGTCGGGCGGTGGCGGCGGATGGAACTTCTCCATTTGCCGGTCAGGTGTTCTTCAATCCAAATGCGGGTTCAGTGGGCTCCCTCGAACGGTTGGCCTTTAATGGTCCAAGCCAGTTCTTTTGGGATTTCAGCGTGATCAAGCGCACCAGCATCACTGAATCAACCAATGTTGAATTCCGAGCTGAATTCTTCAACGTGCTCAACCGGACCCAATTCTTCATTGGTAACCAGAACATCAACAGCACCAATTTTGGTCGCATCACCTCAACCTTTGACCCACGCGTGGTCCAGTTTGCGCTGAAGTTGAATTTCTAA
- the glpK gene encoding glycerol kinase GlpK, protein MSSQKYILALDQGTTSSRAILFHQQGQPVGISQRPFEQIYPKPGWVEHHPDDIWSSQLGAARDLLRHHHLTAADIAAIGVTNQRETTIVWDRKTGQPIHNAIVWQCRRTADRCDSLRQSRHRALIQEKTGLIVDAYFSASKLEWLLDHIPQARQRAEAGDLLFGTVDSWLIWNLTGGRVHATDVSNASRTMLFNIHTAQWDDELLNLFNIPRAILPAVVPSSLVIGETDPQLFGGGIPISGVAGDQQAALFGQICTHPGLAKNTYGTGCFMLMNTGTQAVTSNHSLLTTVAWKLGESGELNYALEGSVFIAGAVMQWLRDGLQIIGNAAESDAVAQTVTDTGGVYFVPAFVGLGAPYWDQQARGTITGLTRGTTRAHLVRAGLESIAYQTRDVLEAMSADAGISFAQLRVDGGAASNDFLMQFQADMLNVPVIRPKSTETTAAGAAYLAGLAVEYWSDLGELHSLWEKDRMFEPSLATDARETAYSAWKQAVARTLTEKQ, encoded by the coding sequence ATGAGTTCTCAAAAATACATTCTGGCACTTGATCAAGGCACAACCAGTTCCCGTGCGATTCTGTTTCATCAGCAAGGGCAACCGGTTGGAATATCACAGAGACCATTTGAGCAGATTTACCCAAAGCCGGGGTGGGTCGAGCACCATCCAGATGATATCTGGTCGTCCCAACTTGGAGCCGCCAGGGATTTGCTTCGTCACCATCATCTCACGGCAGCCGATATTGCTGCGATTGGGGTGACCAATCAGCGAGAAACAACAATTGTCTGGGATCGAAAAACGGGCCAGCCGATCCACAATGCGATTGTCTGGCAGTGCCGGCGCACGGCGGACCGATGCGACTCTCTCAGGCAAAGCCGCCACAGAGCACTGATTCAGGAAAAAACCGGGTTGATTGTGGACGCCTACTTTTCAGCCAGTAAACTTGAGTGGCTGCTTGATCACATTCCACAGGCCCGCCAACGAGCTGAAGCCGGAGACCTGCTCTTTGGCACGGTGGATAGCTGGTTGATCTGGAATTTGACCGGAGGCCGTGTTCATGCCACAGATGTTTCCAATGCCAGTCGGACGATGCTCTTCAATATTCACACGGCGCAGTGGGACGACGAGCTCCTCAATCTCTTCAATATTCCGCGTGCGATTTTACCTGCGGTGGTGCCTTCAAGCCTGGTGATTGGGGAAACTGACCCACAGCTCTTTGGTGGAGGAATCCCGATCTCTGGCGTTGCCGGTGACCAGCAAGCCGCTCTGTTTGGTCAGATTTGCACCCATCCTGGACTGGCCAAAAACACCTATGGCACTGGTTGTTTTATGTTGATGAACACCGGGACCCAGGCCGTGACGTCAAACCATTCACTGCTGACAACGGTTGCCTGGAAATTAGGTGAATCCGGGGAATTGAACTATGCCCTGGAAGGAAGCGTGTTTATTGCTGGTGCCGTGATGCAGTGGCTTCGGGATGGCCTGCAAATCATTGGAAATGCGGCTGAATCAGATGCGGTAGCTCAAACTGTGACTGATACCGGCGGCGTGTATTTTGTACCGGCGTTTGTTGGGTTGGGTGCGCCATACTGGGACCAGCAAGCGCGTGGGACAATTACCGGATTGACCCGTGGTACCACCCGTGCCCATCTGGTTCGTGCCGGGTTGGAATCAATTGCCTACCAGACCCGCGATGTGCTGGAAGCCATGTCAGCCGATGCGGGAATTTCTTTTGCCCAGCTTCGGGTTGATGGTGGTGCCGCGTCCAATGATTTCCTGATGCAGTTCCAGGCTGATATGCTCAACGTTCCGGTCATTCGTCCAAAATCAACCGAGACTACTGCGGCTGGTGCAGCTTATCTGGCTGGACTGGCGGTTGAATACTGGTCTGACCTTGGGGAATTGCATTCGCTCTGGGAGAAGGATCGAATGTTTGAACCTTCACTGGCGACTGACGCTCGCGAGACCGCTTATTCGGCCTGGAAACAGGCGGTTGCTCGAACCTTAACTGAAAAACAATAG